One genomic region from Armatimonadota bacterium encodes:
- a CDS encoding DUF2142 domain-containing protein, which yields MRGQKQRNKRTFETNSTRRGKWHLYLGGVVILHIVLGALYWYYTPFGASPDEKAHGAYIQSIVADRRLPVFSAADRENYEAHQPPLYYLLGVLFYQMAKSFGSENPVEAVRLLSLILGAFSIWVTYSVVKMLFPEDEGLSIACAGFVAFLPMHLTLSVSVSNDMLTELLFGVGSLLMTRMLTAGSTSRNILLLGCVLGLGLLTKTTCVILFPLVVLAYIFAWRLEKDSHIMWQLAGIFGVSLIIGGWWLLRNKLLYGDFFGVSEFAKAFEQTARPQYWLRGRGLSLGNYVLLVCGWTFASFWGVFGHMRVFMATWTYFFLGLATLASGIALAPAISCCIKGREEVRTSQVIKYTLMLYGATLLLVLVAFIIFNFEYFQAQGRYLYPALIPISLFWVLGIRQVFPSSVRKFAPSFVIVCMLSLAFYALVACIMPLLPEIYGVF from the coding sequence ATGAGAGGGCAAAAGCAACGCAACAAGAGAACTTTTGAGACGAATTCGACTAGAAGAGGCAAATGGCATTTATACCTCGGTGGTGTAGTCATACTTCACATTGTTCTAGGAGCGTTGTATTGGTATTACACACCTTTTGGAGCTTCTCCTGACGAAAAGGCGCATGGCGCTTACATTCAAAGCATAGTTGCTGATCGTAGGTTGCCTGTTTTTAGTGCGGCTGACCGGGAAAATTACGAAGCACACCAACCGCCTCTGTACTATTTGCTTGGCGTGCTATTTTATCAGATGGCAAAGTCATTTGGAAGCGAGAATCCTGTTGAGGCGGTCCGCCTATTGTCACTCATTCTGGGTGCTTTTTCAATTTGGGTAACCTATAGTGTTGTGAAAATGCTGTTCCCCGAAGATGAAGGGCTTTCAATCGCATGCGCTGGATTTGTTGCGTTTCTCCCGATGCATTTAACATTGAGTGTCTCGGTGAGCAATGATATGCTGACAGAGTTGTTGTTTGGTGTTGGGTCGCTTTTAATGACACGCATGTTAACGGCAGGCTCGACGTCACGAAACATACTCCTGCTTGGGTGTGTCCTGGGACTAGGTTTGTTGACCAAAACAACATGTGTTATTCTCTTTCCGCTTGTGGTTCTTGCATATATCTTTGCCTGGCGTCTCGAGAAAGATTCTCATATAATGTGGCAATTGGCTGGCATATTTGGCGTTAGTCTTATCATCGGAGGCTGGTGGCTTCTTCGGAATAAACTCCTTTATGGCGATTTTTTTGGTGTATCAGAGTTTGCAAAAGCGTTTGAGCAAACCGCTCGGCCGCAGTATTGGCTCCGCGGGCGAGGACTGTCCCTTGGGAATTATGTTTTGCTTGTTTGTGGTTGGACTTTTGCGAGCTTTTGGGGCGTTTTCGGGCATATGAGGGTTTTTATGGCAACCTGGACCTATTTTTTCTTGGGTTTGGCAACTTTGGCATCAGGTATTGCGCTTGCACCAGCCATTTCCTGCTGCATAAAAGGGCGGGAAGAGGTTAGGACGTCGCAGGTAATTAAATACACTTTAATGCTCTATGGTGCTACACTGTTACTTGTATTAGTTGCTTTCATTATATTCAATTTCGAATACTTTCAGGCACAAGGAAGATACTTATACCCCGCTCTGATACCAATATCGCTGTTTTGGGTTCTTGGCATTCGGCAGGTTTTTCCATCAAGCGTTAGAAAATTCGCGCCTAGTTTCGTCATTGTATGCATGCTTTCTCTTGCATTTTATGCTCTTGTAGCGTGCATCATGCCGTTATTACCCGAGATTTATGGTGTTTTCTGA